A genomic window from Elaeis guineensis isolate ETL-2024a chromosome 3, EG11, whole genome shotgun sequence includes:
- the LOC105041116 gene encoding alpha,alpha-trehalose-phosphate synthase [UDP-forming] 6: MVSRSYSNLLELTSGEPPSVGRIRRRIPRVMTVAGLISDLDEDSDSDTSAGTSSSPHDRTIVVANHLPVRAHRRPDGRGWTFSWDEDSLLLQLKDAIGDHCDMEFIYVGCLRDEIPPADQDEVGQILLETFKCVPAFLPPDLLARFYHGFCKQHLWPLFHYMLPLSPELGGRFDRSLWQAYVSVNKIFADKILEVINPDEDFVWVHDYHLMVLPTFLRKRFNRVKLGFFLHSPFPSSEIYKTLPVREVLLRALLNSDLIGFHTFDYARHFLSCCSRLLGLSYESKRGYIGLEYHGRTVSIKILPVGIHMGQLRSVLGLPETEAKVAELVEQFWNRGRVMLLGVDDMDIFKGISLKLLAMEELLKQHAEWRGKVVLVQIANPARGRGRDVREVQEETQAMARRINEAYGANGYEPVILINEPLQFYERMAHYVVAECCLVTAVRDGMNLIPYEYIIARQGNEKLDRFLGLNPSTPKKSMLVVSEFVGCSPSLSGAIRVNPWNIEAVADAMVYALEMSEPEKQLRHEKHYRFVSIHDVGYWANSFLQDLARTCHGHSKRRCWGIGFGLGFRVVTLDSNFRKLSMEHIVSAYKRTKTRAILLDYDGTLMPQASIDKSPSSNSIEILNSLCADMNNAVFLVSARSRSTLSEWFSPCENLGMAAEHGYFLRLKRDAEWETCAPVADCSWKQIADPVMKLYTETTDGSTIEDKETALVWSYEDADPDFGSCQAKELLDHLGSVLANEPVSVKSGPHVVEVKPQGVNKGLVAQRLLSVMQERGLSPDFILCIGDDRSDEDMFAIISTAMASSSVTPAAEVFACTVGQKPSKAKYYLDDTAEIVRLMQGLAAVSEQVRRSSQMV; encoded by the exons ATGGTGTCTAGATCCTATTCGAACCTTCTTGAGCTGACCTCCGGCGAGCCACCGTCCGTCGGCCGGATTCGCCGCCGGATCCCCCGGGTGATGACGGTGGCCGGCCTCATTTCCGACCTCGACGAGGACTCCGACTCCGATACCTCCGCCGGCACGTCCTCCTCCCCCCACGACCGCACCATCGTCGTCGCCAACCACCTCCCAGTCCGCGCCCACCGCCGCCCCGACGGTCGCGGCTGGACCTTCTCCTGGGACGAGGACTCCCTCCTCCTCCAGCTTAAGGATGCCATCGGCGACCACTGCGACATGGAATTCATCTACGTCGGCTGCCTTCGCGACGAGATCCCCCCCGCCGACCAGGACGAGGTCGGCCAGATCCTCCTCGAGACCTTCAAGTGCGTGCCGGCCTTCCTGCCGCCCGACCTCCTCGCCCGCTTCTACCATGGCTTCTGCAAGCAGCACCTGTGGCCGCTCTTCCACTACATGCTCCCGCTGTCGCCGGAGCTCGGCGGCCGCTTCGACCGCTCCCTCTGGCAGGCCTACGTCTCCGTCAACAAGATATTTGCCGATAAGATTCTAGAGGTGATCAATCCTGACGAGGATTTTGTCTGGGTTCATGACTACCACCTCATGGTCCTTCCAACCTTCCTCAGGAAAAGGTTTAATCGGGTCAAGCTCGGATTTTTCCTTCATAGTCCATTCCCCTCGTCGGAAATCTACAAGACTTTGCCCGTCCGGGAGGTGCTCTTGCGGGCGCTGCTGAATTCCGACTTGATTGGATTCCACACCTTTGATTATGCTCGCCATTTTCTGTCCTGCTGTAGTAGATTGCTCGGGCTGTCGTATGAGTCCAAGAGGGGCTACATTGGATTGGAGTATCATGGCCGGACGGTTAGCATCAAGATACTGCCGGTTGGAATTCATATGGGTCAGCTGAGGTCGGTGCTGGGCCTACCGGAGACCGAGGCGAAGGTCGCAGAGCTCGTCGAGCAGTTCTGGAATCGGGGAAGGGTGATGCTTCTCGGTGTTGACGACATGGACATCTTTAAAGGGATCAGCTTGAAGCTGCTGGCCATGGAGGAGTTGCTCAAGCAGCATGCGGAGTGGAGGGGGAAGGTGGTTTTGGTTCAGATTGCTAATCCGgcaagggggagggggagggatgTCAGGGAAGTCCAGGAGGAGACCCAGGCGATGGCGAGGAGGATCAATGAGGCCTATGGTGCGAATGGGTATGAACCTGTTATTTTGATCAATGAGCCGCTTCAGTTCTATGAGAGAATGGCTCACTATGTGGTGGCAGAGTGTTGTTTGGTAACGGCGGTGAGGGATGGTATGAATCTTATCCCTTATGAGTACATTATTGCCCGGCAGGGGAATGAGAAGTTGGATAGGTTCTTGGGCTTGAATCCTTCCACACCGAAGAAGAGTATGTTGGTGGTTTCGGAGTTTGTCGGGTGCTCACCGTCATTGAGTGGGGCTATCCGGGTGAATCCATGGAATATAGAAGCCGTGGCTGATGCAATGGTGTATGCACTTGAAATGTCTGAGCCAGAGAAGCAGCTACGGCATGAGAAACATTACAGGTTTGTCAGCATTCATGATGTCGGCTACTGGGCAAATAGTTTCTTGCAAGATTTGGCAAGGACATGTCACGGCCATTCCAAGAGGAGGTGTTGGGGAATTGGGTTTGGTCTAGGGTTCAGGGTTGTCACTCTTGATTCAAACTTTAGGAAGCTGTCAATGGAGCACATTGTTTCAGCATACAAGAGAACTAAAACCCGGGCCATCCTGTTAGATTATGATGGTACGCTGATGCCACAAGCGTCGATTGATAAGAGCCCGAGCTCAAATTCCATTGAAATCTTAAACAGTTTGTGTGCTGATATGAATAATGCGGTCTTTCTTGTTAGTGCTAGAAGTAGAAGCACTCTCAGTGAGTGGTTTTCGCCTTGCGAGAATCTGGGCATGGCTGCAGAGCATGGTTACTTTCTGAG GTTGAAGAGAGATGCAGAATGGGAAACCTGTGCTCCTGTGGCTGACTGTAGTTGGAAGCAGATTGCAGATCCTGTAATGAAGCTATATACTGAAACAACCGATGGCTCAACCATCGAAGATAAGGAAACTGCACTTGTCTGGTCCTATGAGGATGCTGATCCTGACTTTGGGTCTTGCCAAGCCAAGGAGCTCCTTGATCATCTTGGGAGCGTCCTTGCAAATGAGCCAGTATCGGTGAAGAGTGGTCCGCATGTTGTGGAGGTTAAACCACAG GGTGTGAACAAGGGCCTGGTGGCCCAGCGCCTACTGTCGGTCATGCAGGAGAGGGGCTTATCACCAGACTTTATACTGTGTATTGGAGATGATAGGTCTGATGAAGATATGTTTGCAATTATTAGCACTGCCATGGCAAGCAGTTCTGTAACTCCTGCAGCAGAAGTGTTTGCATGCACGGTTGGTCAGAAGCCTAGTAAGGCCAAATATTATCTGGATGATACAGCCGAGATTGTTAGGCTGATGCAAGGATTGGCTGCAGTCTCAGAACAAGTGCGCAGAAGCTCGCAAATGGTTTAG